GGACTACAAAGAAAAAGTTAAAAATGAACTTATAGGAATAAAAGATGAGAATATTTTTGTAGAACCTGCCAATAAGGAAACTGCTACCTGTATAGGTTTATCTGCGGTAAAGCTATTGAAACAAGATGCTAATGCAGTTATGGTTGTATTACCATCAGATCACTATATTCAAGGTGAGAAGAATTATATAGATACGCTATCACAAGCAATTGAGATGGCAAATAAGAGAAGATGTATTGTTACACTAGGAATCGAACCCAATAGACCAGAAACAGGATATGGTTATATAGAAATGGGGGAGCGGACTACTGGGAATATACCAACTTATAAAATAGCAAGATTCACTGAAAAACCCAATTTAGAGGTCGCCAAAGATTTTATATTAAAGGGAACTTATTTATGGAATTCTGGAATGTTTATATTTAGAGCGGATGTTATTTTAAGAGAAATAGAAAAGTATCTACCTAAATTGCATAAACCATTGATGGAAATATATAAGAGCTTGGGTGAAGAGAATGAGGAAGAGATTATAAAAGAACAATATGAATTTATAGATGGAATATCCATAGACTTTGGAGTTATGCAAAAAACGAGAAAAGCATATGTTATAAAATGCGATTTTAGCTGGGATGATATGGGAAGTTTTGGAGCTTTAAGCAGGTTGCTTAGCACTTATAGAAATAATAATATATCTTCCAATGTTTATGTTGATGAATGTGAAAATTGCTCCATATTTGGAGGCAAAAATTTAATAATTGGATTTGGAATAAAGGATTTAGTGGTAGTAGATGCTGGGGATGTCATACTTGTAATGGATAAAAATAAGGATCAAGAAATAAAACATTTATTAAACAAACTTAATGAACAGAGTAAGTTTAATAAATTTTTATAGAAAACATTAAAAAATATATGTTTTTGACTAATAGGTTGGCTTAGTTATACTCAAATATCTGTTTTTGCTAATTTAGTTTGATTAATTATGAAGTTTGATATTACTGGATATTTATGCATCAAATATTTGTCCCAATTATTTGATAATGTATTGTAAATTTATACTGTGAGTATTATCATAAGAGTATAAAATAAATTTTAATTATATTAAAAAAATTACTATATATTAAACTTAAAAAGTTTTTAAAAGTAAAATAATTAAAATATAGAGGATGTGATTAGACTTTGATGATTAATACTCACAAAGCTATGGGTGAAAATATTATAAAATATGCTAATACAAAGAGCATTTATTTAATTAATGATAAAAGATTTATATGGGGGAACGTGAAACCTGATTGCGTACCTAAATATAAATTCATGAAGCATTATTTTAATGAAAGCATAGATATGGTGGTTGAAAAAATTATATATTTATCTTCATTAAAATTAGAAGATATATACTATAATGTGACCATTGGAAAATTTAGTGAAGAGCTTGGAGTAGTATGCCATTTTCTGTGCGATTTTTTTTGTGCTCCTCATTACTATAGATGGGAATTTAAAAGTACTAGTGCAGTAAAACAGCATATGATGTATGAAAGCAAATTAGCTAAACTAACTAAAGAGTTTAAGTTAACAGGAATTATAAATACAGATATAGAACCAAGTAATATAAAATCCTTTATAATACAATTACAAAAACAATATGATGGGATATTAGATTATAATAATGATTTGACATTTTCATATTATGTTTGTGATAGCGTGTTGAATATGATTTTAAATAATGTATTTTTAAATGATTATAAAGTAAGTAAAGCAATTTAATTACTTATCATATATACTAAATATCTTAAAATAAATTTTGATTATTTTGAGATATTTTTTTCACTATTTTTAATGAAATAGTGAAAAATTATTGCATAAATATAATAAAAAGAATATAATACAACAAAACATATGGACACGTGCACATATATTCGACAAAATTTGTGAAATTTAGAATGCACGGAAAATTTATATATTACTCATTAGATGATAAAGATATAAAAATTATATTTAATAACGGCTTTGAATATAGTACTGAAATATTATTTTAAATTTGAATTTTATAAATATTTTAATGAAATACTTTAATTAAGATTCACATAATAATATATAAATGTGGTAGAATTATAAAGCATAGCGATTATAGAACGGTTAGAAGTTTCAAAATTATTTATAATTATATATAGATTGTTAAAAAATAGACTAATTATTATTAGATTGGCTAATCATATAATTGAATAAGCCACTTTAAAATAAATAGTTAAAAATATTAAATTATTGAGGTAGGAGAAAATAGATATGGAAAAGAATAAGAATATATCCATGGCAGTTATAAAAAGATTGCCTAAATATTATAGATATCTTGAGGAACTTATGAAAAATGATGTGGATAGAATTTCATCAAAGGAATTAGGTGAAAAAATAGGTTTTACGGCATCTCAAATCCGCCAAGATTTAAATTGTTTTGGAGATTTCGGACAACAAGGATATGGATATAACGTAAAAGAGTTATATAATCAAATTAGCTCTATATTAGGATTGGATAGAGGTTATGAAGCAGCGCTAGTTGGAGCAGGTAATATAGGCCAAGCAGTTTCAAATTATTCAAGATTTGAAAATTTAGGGTTTAAAATAACAGCTATATTTGATGCAAATCCCAAACTAATAGGAATGAGGATTAGGGATGTAGAAATTATGGATATAGATGAAATGACAACTGTTTTAAATGAACATAAAATTGATATAGGAATAATATGTGTTCCAAGAAAAAATGCACAAACTGTTGCTGACGAGTTAATAAAGGGTGGCGTGAGAGCAATTTGGAATTTTGCACCTGTAGATTTAGTAGTACCGGATTATGTAAAAGTAGAAAATGTGCATTTAAGTGAGAGTTTGCTAACTTTGATTTATTTATTAAATGAAAGTGATAGTTAAAAATTTAATTACTATATTTTAGTCATATAAGAAATAACGAATTGGTCTGCTAGATATCATACCCAATAAACTAGCAGATCCATTCGTTATTTTTTATAATAATTAAAATAGAGTAAAAAAAATATACTAAAACAGAATATTTTATTGCAAATAAATTAAGTACGTATTATAATTTTAATTAGGGTTTTAGAGCCTCAATGTTTTTTTTAGATTCATTTGTTATAATATTAACAAATGAATTTAAAAAATATTGAAAATAGTGAGAAAATTAAAAAAATAAATAAGCAAGTTTGAAGGAGGACCTTAACATGGAATTAAAAAATGTGATTCTCGAAAAGGAAGGACATTTAGCTATTGTTACAATCAATAGACCAAAAGCACTAAATGCGTTAAATTCAGAAACATTAAAAGATTTAGATACTGTTTTAGATGATTTAGAAAAAGACAGCAATGTGTATGCAGTTATATTAACTGGTGCAGGAGAAAAATCTTTTGTTGCTGGAGCAGATATTGCAGAAATGAAAGATCTTAACGAAGAACAAGGTAAAGAATTTGGAATCTTAGGAAATAATGTTTTCAGAAGACTAGAAAAATTGGATAAGCCGGTTATCGCAGCTATCTCAGGATTTGCTCTTGGTGGTGGATGTGAACTTGCTATGTCATGTGACATAAGAATAGCTTCAGAAAAAGCTAAATTTGGCCAACCAGAAGCAGGTCTTGGAATAACTCCAGGATTTGGTGGAACTCAAAGATTAGCTAGAATTGTAGGACCTGGAAAAGCTAAAGAATTAATATATACTTGTGATATTATTAAGGCTGATGAAGCTTATAGAATAGGTTTAGTAAATAAAATAGTTGCATTAGAAAGTTTAATTGATGAAGCAAAAGCAATGGCTAATAAAATTGCAGCTAATGCTCCAAAGGCAGTTAAGTATTGTAAAGATGCTATTGATAGAGGAATGCAAGTAGATATAGATACAGCAATACTAATAGAAGCAGAAGACTTTGGTAAATGCTTTGCAACAGAAGATCAAACAGAAGGAATGACTGCATTCTTAGAAAGAAGAGCAGAAAAGAATTTTCAAAATAAATAAATAAATAAATAAATATATATGTTGAAATTAAATTTCTACATTCAAATACTTTTTATGTAAATGTGTTTTTAGGACTCTTGTTGTAGAATTATTAATTCAACATATATAAATATATAAATATATAAATATATAAATAAAATTTATAAATTAAGTTAAAAATCTATTAGAGGTATATATAGGTTGTTATAAAATAGGTTTAATTAACAAGGAGGGTAATTTAATGAATTTCCAATTAACTAGAGAACAACAATTAGTACAACAAATGATTAGAGAATTCGCAGTAAATGAAGTTAAACCAATAGCTGCTGAAATTGATGAAACAGAAAGATTCCCTATGGAAAACGTTGAAAAAATGGCTAAATTAGGAGTAATGGGTATACCATTTGCTAAAGAATTTGGTGGAGCAGGCGGAGATGTTCTTTCATACATAATAGCTGTAGAAGAATTATCAAAAGTTTGTGGGACTACAGGAGTTATACTTTCAGCTCATACATCATTATGCGCATCAGTAATCAATGAAAATGGTACTCCAGCTCAAAGAGCACAATATTTACCTGATCTTTGTACTGGTAAAAAACTTGGTGCTTTCGGTTTAACTGAACCAGGTGCTGGTACAGATGCTGCAGGACAACAAACAACAGCTGTATTAGATGGAGATAACTATATCTTAAATGGTTCAAAAATCTTTATAACAAATGGTGGAGTTGCTGAAACTTTCATAATATTTGCTATGACAGATAAGAGCATAGGAACTAAAGGTATTTCTGCATTTATCGTAGAAAAATCATTCCCAGGATTCTCAGTAGGAAAACATGAAAACAAGATGGGTATTAGAGCATCTTCAACTACTGAATTAGTTATGGAAAATTGTATAGTGCCAAAAGAAAACTTACTTAGTAAAGAAGGTAAGGGATTTGGTATAGCAATGAAGACTCTTGATGGAGGAAGAATTGGTATAGCTGCTCAAGCTTTAGGTATTGCAGAAGGAGCTTTTGAAGAAGCTGTTAACTACATGAAAGAAAGAAAACAATTTGGAAAGCCACTTTCAGCATTCCAAGGATTACAATGGTATATTGCTGAAATGGATGTTAAAATACAAGCGGCTCAACATTTAGTATATAAAGCTGCATGTAAGAAGCAAGCTGGTGAGCCATACTCACTTGATGCTGCAAGAGCTAAATTATTTGCTGCAGATGTTGCAATGGAAGTTACAACTAAGGCAGTTCAAATCTTTGGTGGATATGGTTACACTAAGGAATATCCAGTAGAAAGAATGATGAGAGATGCTAAGATAACAGAAATCTATGAAGGAACTTCAGAAGTTCAAAAGATGGTTATCGCAGGAAGCATTTTAAGATAGGAGGAATTTTATAATGAATATAGTAGTTTGTGTAAAACAAGTACCAGATACTGCAGCAGTAAAGATTGATCCTAAAACTGGTACGTTAATAAGAGATGGTGTTCCATCAATAATGAATCCAGAGGACAAACATGCATTAGAAGGTGCACTACAATTAAAAGAAACTAATGGAGCTAAGGTAACAGTTATAAGCATGGGACTTCCAATGGCTAAGGCTGTACTTAGAGAAGCATTATGCATGGGAGCTGATGAAGCTATCCTATTAACAGATAGATGCCTTGGAGGAGCTGATACTTTAGCTACTTCAAAGGCACTTGCAGGAGTTATTAAAAAGTTAGATTTTGATATAGTACTTGCTGGAAGACAAGCGATTGATGGAGATACTGCACAAGTTGGTCCAGAAATAGCTGAACATTTAAATATTCCTCAAGTAACTTATGTTGAAGACATTAAAATTGAAGGAAATGGATTAATAGTAAGAAGAGCATTAGAAGATGGATACCAAGTAGTAGAGGTTAAAACTCCATGTCTATTAACTGCAATTGAAGAATTAAATGAAGCTAGATATATGAATATAGCTGATATATTCTCAACTTCTGACGATGAAATAAAAGTTATGACAGCAGATGATATAGATGTAGACAAGGAAGAACTAGGACTTAAAGGTTCACCTACAAAGGTTAAGAAGTCAATGACTAAGGAAGTTAAGGGTGCAGGAGAAATCGTTAGAGAATCACCTAAAAATGCAGCATATTATGTTGTAGGAAAATTAAAAGAAAAACACTACATCTAAGATAATAGGAGGGTAATTTATTATGAATATAGCAGATTACAAAGGCGTTTGGGTCTTTGCTGAACAAAGAGAAGGCGAATTACAAAAAGTATCTTTAGAACTACTTGGTGAAGGTAGAAGAATTGCTGATGAATTAGGAGTAAAGTTAACTGCTTTATTACTAGGAAATAACATAGAAGCATTAGCAAAAACATTAGCAGAACATGGAGCTGATGAAGTTTTAGTTGCTGATGACAAAAACTTAGAACATTTTACAACTGGAGCTTATACTAAAGTTATTTGCGATTTAGCAAGTGAAAGAAAGCCAGGAATATTATTCGTAGGAGCTACTTTCATAGGAAGAGATTTAGGCCCAAGAATAGCAGCTAGATTATCAACTGGATTAACTGCTGACTGTACATCAATTGATGTAGAAGTTGAAAATGGTGCACTTTTAGCTACAAGACCAGCATTTGGTGGAAACTTAATGGCTACAATTGCATGCCCAGATCATAGACCACAAATGGCTACAGTAAGACCAGGAGTATTTGCAAAGATTAATACTGATGGCGCAAACTGTAAAATAGAAAAGGTTGAAGTTAAATTAGCAGAAAGCGATATAATGACTAAGGTCTTAGAAATTGTTAAAGCTAAGAAGGATATTATAGATATAGCTGAAGCAGACTTTATAGTATCAGGTGGTAGAGGAGTTGGAAGTAAAGAAAACTTTGAACTACTTGAAGAATTAGCTGAAGCTTTAGAAGGATCTGTAGCTGGATCAAGAGCAGCAGTTGAAAATGGATGGATTGACGGAGCATATCAAGTTGGTCAAACTGGTAAAACTGTTAGACCTCAAATTTATATAGCTTGTGGTATTTCAGGAGCTATCCAACACGTTGCTGGTATGCAAGATTCAGACTTAATCATTGCAGTTAATAAAGATGACACAGCTCCAATAATGAAGGTTGCAGATTATGCAATAGTTGGAGATCTTACTAAGGTAGTACCAGAATTAATCGCTCAAGTTAAAGACATAAAGAACGCTGAATAATTTGATTTAATTAGGTTAATTGCTATATTATAATTATAAAAAATTAATAATATAACAACCAAAATAGTTAATCAATGATGTACATAAATATTTAAAAAAATAATAAATATTTATATTATCCTTAGTTAAAATAAAGGTATTTTAACTAAGGATATCTATGATAAAAATTTGAGGAGGAATAATTATGAAAAAGATTTTTGTACTTGGAGCAGGAACAATGGGTGCTGGTATTGTTCAAGCATTCGCTCAAAAAGGTTGCGAAGTAATCGTAAGAGACATAAAAGATGAATTTGTTGACAGAGGAATAGCTGGAATAACTAAAGGCTTAGAAAAGCAAGTTGCTAAAGGAAAAATGACTGAAGAAGTTAAAGTAGAAATACTTTCAAGAATTTCAGGAACAACTGATATGAATTTAGCTGCTGATTGTGATTTAGTAGTTGAAGCTGCTATTGAAAACATGAAAATTAAAAAAGAAATCTTTGCTGAGTTAGATGGAATTTGTAAGCCAGAAGCAATTTTAGCTTCAAATACTTCATCTTTATCAATTACTGAAGTTGCTTCAGCTACAAAGAGAGCAGATAAGGTTATAGGAATGCATTTCTTTAATCCAGCTCCAGTAATGAAATTAGTTGAAATTATTAGAGGAATAGCTACTTCTCAAGAAACTTTTGATGCTGTTAAGGAATTATCAGTTGAAATTGGAAAGGAACCAGTAGAAGTTGCAGAAGCTCCAGGATTTGTTGTAAATAGAATATTAATACCAATGATTAACGAAGCTTCATTCATATTACAAGAAGGAATTGCTTCAGTAGAAGATATAGATACAGCTATGAAATATGGTGCTAATCACCCAATGGGACCTTTAGCATTAGGAGATCTTATAGGATTAGACGTTTGTTTAGCTATCATGGATGTTTTATTTAGTGAAACAGGAGATAGCAAGTACAGAGCTAGTAGCATATTAAGAAAATATGTTAGAGCTGGATGGCTTGGAAGAAAATCAGGAAAAGGATTCTACGACTATTCTAAATAATAAAATAGAGCTAATAGCATAGAAAAATAGAATGTATATCTGATGTAGAGGATATACATTCTATTTTTTTTATCTTTTTTTACAATAGCCAATCCTTATCTATCGATGAGAGTATAAAATCAATATCAATTGTAAATTTGAAAAGGGTAGTGCAACTGCTTCGAATTCTAATGATTTATCATAACGCTTTAAGATAATATTTATAAATAAGTTTTAAAATATTTAATGATTATAAACTAAATGATATAATATATTAAAAGATAATTATTTTTGATAAGTTATGTATTTAAATATTAAAAGAAACATTTAAAAGAATATATAAATGGAAAAAAGAGTACACTAATGAGGAAAATAGGTGCAGAAATTTTAGATAATATTATTCTTAAAGAAAAACATAAATAAGATGTATAAACAATTCACGTTAAATATAAAGGAGGCTCAATATATAATGGATTATAAAAATATAAAGTCTTGTGATAGCTATGTACTAATAGAAGAAGTTAAGAATTTTAAATTAAAACATATATTTGAATGCGGACAAATTTTTAGATTTCAGGAAATTTCAGAGGGTAATTTTATCGTTATTGCTTTTGGAAAGTTAATAGAACTTAAGGAAGAAAACAATAATATATTAATATATAATTCAACTGAAGAAGAAGTCAAAAATATATGGCTAAAATATTTTGATTTAGATAGAGATTATTCCAAAATAAAGGAAGAACTATCTAAAGATAATCTTCTTAGAGAAAGCATTGAGTTTGGATATGGAGTACGGGTTCTGAATCAAGACCCTTTTGAAATGTTATTGAGTTTTATTATTTCAGCAAGAAATAATATTCCATCAATAAAAAAGACTGTAAATAAAATATCAACTATGTGGGGTCAAAAGATTGATTATAAGGGTAATGTTTATTATGCTTTTCCAAGTATTTATGAAATAAAGAATGCTACATTAGAAGAAATACAAGAAACAGGAGCTTCTTTTAGAAGTAAGTATATAATAGATACAATTCAAAATGTATATAACTCTACCAAGGAAAGAGAAGATTTAAAGGAGAATGAAGATAATCCATTTTTGAAATACAATTTAGATTATATTAAAAGTTTAAACGATGATGAATGTCATGATGCTTTACAGGAGTTTAAAGGAGTTGGAGCTAAAGTTGCTGATTGTATAATGTTATTTTCTATGGAAAAAACATCAGCCTTTCCAGTAGATGTATGGGTTAAACGTGCTATGATTCATTTTTATGGAGCGGAAGAGTCCTCTTTAAATAAAATTAGGATTTTTGCAAGAAACAAATTCGGTAAGTTAGCTGGATTTGCACAACAATATTTCTTCTATTATGCAAGAGAAAACAAGATAAAAATTGAAGAATAAAGAGGATACAAATTAAGGTCAAAATTAGGAAAATTCAGAAAATTGGAACTATACAATACTTGATATATTTTTAACAATAGTATGTTATAATTATATCATGTAAAAAATAAGATAAAAATTATTCATGGGAGAGTGTGTATAATGTTTCAATTTGATAATCAGCTTTTAAAGTTAAAACATGAGGTTCTTACTAGAGTCGCAGTATTAGCAAAGGAAAGTAATATCAGTAAAGAAGAAATAGAGAAGATTCCTTATGCTATGATTACAGGAGAAATTGCAACGTATAGAGATACTGTTGAACACGAAAGAGATGTAGTCTTAGAAAGAGCAAAACTTGCGGCAGGATGTATGCCAAATGGTAAAAATGCACAAGAGCTAGTTGATATAGATGAAGAAAAACAAATATTATATGTTATAAAAACGGCATGTGATAGATGCTCAACAAAGAAATTTCAAGTTACTGATGCTTGTAGAAATTGTATAGCTCATAAGTGTGAAAGTTCATGTAATTTTGGAGCAATTACATATGTTGATGGAAGAGCGTATATTGACCCAGACAAATGTAAAGAATGTGGAATGTGTAATAAAGCATGTCCTTATAATGCTATAGCAGAAGATATGAGACCTTGTAAAAAATCATGTCCAACAGGAGCATTAAGCTATAATCCAGAGGATCTTAGTGCTGAGATTACAGAAAGTAAGTGTGTAAATTGTGGTGCTTGTATGTCAGCATGTCCATTTGGAGCTATAGAAGACAAGAGTTCACTAGTTAAGGTTGTTAATAGATTAACAGAGAAAGAAAATATTTATGCTGTAGTTGCACCAGCAATAACTGGAGAATTTGGGCCAAAAATAACTTATGGACAAGTTAAGAATGCAATTAAAGCATTAGGATTTACAGATATGGTAGAAGCGGCTTGTGGAGCAGATGCAGTGACTGTACATGAAAGTAATGAATTTGTGGAAAGAATGGAAAAGGGCGATAGCTATATGACGAATTCATGTTGTCCAGGCTTCTTAAGTTACATTGAAAAGATTATGCCAGATCAAGTTGAAAGAATTTCAGGAACTGTTTCACCAATGGTAGCTACAGGTAGATATATAAAATCTAAAGATAAGGATGCAAAAGTAGTATTCATAGGACCTTGTACTGCTAAGAAAAATGAAGTATTAATAGAATCTATAAAAGATTCTGTAGATTATGTATTAACTTTTGAGGAATTAGTAGCTTTATTTGATGCATTCGATGTTAATCCTGCAACTTGTGAAGATATAGTAGTTGATGATGCTTCAATCTTTGGTAGAAACTTTGCCTTAGGTGGAGGATTAACCGCTGCTATAGAAAACTATGTGCAAGAAAAGGGTGTTAATTTAGATTTCAAGCCAGTTAAAGTTTCAGGTGGAGCAGAAATTAAGAAAACTATGACTATGGCTAAAGTAGGTAAGTTAGGTGGAAACTTTATTGAAGGTATGATGTGTGAAGGTGGTTGTATTAATGGAGCTGCTAAGATTGCAGCAGTAATGAAGGCTAAAGCACCATTTACTAAAACAAATCAACAATCAACAATTAAGAGTGTATTATCTAATAAAACAATAGAAGAATACCATAATATAAACTTAGAAAGATAATATTTAAAGGATTAAGACTTCAATCAGTATAAAGTAATTCTTAGCTTCAAGTAGGGTTTTCTTAATAGGAATACAATTTTCTCAACCTGAAGATTAGAAGAACTTATCCAAGAGTTAGAATCAGTAGTACTCTCACTTTAGTAAGTTAAAGTATTACTGATTCTAGTTATTGTATAAGTTTACTTGATTGGAGTTTTTTTTGAATTGAAAAAAATAATTATATAGCTGAATAAAACGAAGAAAATTTAAGCAAATGGGATATATTTTAAGATAATAAGTAATATTCGCTGAAAAAAGGGATATAATATTAGAAGTAATGTTTGAATTATATGGTTATAAAGGATATTATAATTATATTAGCACTCGATGCTGATGAGTGCTAACAGAAATTTAAAACATAAAAAGAATGTATATATATTTTAAGGAGGGTTTTTCATGAATATTAAACCACTTGGTGAAAGAGTAGTAATTAAAAAATTAGAAGCAGAGGAAAAGACTAAAAGCGGGATAGTTTTAACTGGTACTGCAAAGGAAAGACCACAAGAAGCAGAAGTAGTTGCAGTAGGTCCTGGAGCTGTTGTAGATGGTAAAAGAATAGATATGGAAGTAAAGGTTGGAGATAAGGTTTTATACTCTAAATATGCTGGTACAGAAGTAAAAGTAGATGGAGAAGAATATACTATATTAAAACAAGAAGACATACTAGCAATAGTTGAATAAATAATTTGAAAATAATCAGAAATTAAAATAAGTTATTATAAGGAGTGTGTTATATAAATGGCTAAGATGTTAAAATTCGGAGAAGATGCAAGAAGATCTATGCAAATAGGTGTGGATAAATTAGCAGATACAGTTAAGGTAACTTTAGGACCTAAAGGTAGAAATGTAGTATTAGATAAAAAATTTGGAGCACCATTAATAACAAATGATGGAGTTTCAATTGCAAGAGAGATAGAATTAGAAGATCCATATGAAAATATGGGAGCTCAATTAGTTAAAGAAGTTGCAACAAAAACTAATGATGTAGCTGGAGATGGAACTACAACTGCAACACTACTTGCACAAGCTATAATTAGAGAAGGGCTGAAGAATGTAACAGCTGGAGCTAATCCAATTTTAATTAGAACAGGTATTAAAATAGCTGTAGACAAAGCTGTTGAAGAGATCCAAAAGATTTCTAAGCCAGTTGATGGTAAAGAAGATATAGCAAGAGTTGCTGCAATTTCTGCTTCTGATGAAGAAGTTGGTAAATTAATAGCAGATGCTATGGAGAAGGTTGGAAATGAAGGTGTTATTACTATAGAAGAGTCTAAATCAATGGGAACAGAATTAGATGTAGTTGAAGGAATGCAATTTGATAGAGGATATGTATCACCTTATATGGCTACAGATACTGAAAAAATGGAAGCCAATTTAGATAATCCGTATATATTAATAACAGATAAAAAGATTACAAGTATTCAAGAAATTTTACCAATCCTTGAACAAATAGTTCAATCGGGTAAGAAATTATTAATTATTGCTGAAGACATTGAAGGAGAAGCAATGGCTACATTAGTAGTTAACAAATTAAGAGGAACATTTACTTGTGTGGCTGTAAAAGCACCAGGTTTTGGAGATAGAAGAAAAGAAATGTTACAAGATATTGCTATATTAACTGGCGGAACTGTTATAGCTGAAGAATTAGGAAGAGACTTAAAAGAAGTTACAATTGATATGCTAGGTACAGCTGACAGTGTTAAGGTAAGCAAGGAAAATACTGTTATAGTTAATGGAAAAGGTGATTCTGCTTCGATAAAGGATAGAATTAACCAAATAAAAATTCAAGTTGAAGAAACAACTTCAGAATTTGATAAAGAAAAATTACAAGAAAGATTAGCTAAATTGGCTGGTGGAGTTGCAGTAATTAAAGTTGGTGCAGCAACTGAAACTGAACTTAAGGAAAAGAAACTTAGAATTGAAGATGCATTAGCTGCAACAAAAGCTGCCGTTGAAGAAGGAATAGTATCTGGTGGTGGAACTGCTTATATTAACGTAATTAATGAAGTTTCTAAGTTAACTTCAGATGTTGCTGATACACAAGTTGGTATTAACATAATTGTTAAAGCATTAGAAGAACCAGTAAGACAAATAGCAACTAATGCTGGAGTAGAAGGTTCAGTAATAGTTGAAAAAGTTAAAAATAGTGAACCTGGAATAGGATATGATGCATTACATGGAGAATATATAAACATGATAAAGGCTGGAATAGTAGATCCAACTAAGGTTACTAGATCAGCACTTCAAAATGCAGCATCAGTATCATCAACATTCTTAACAACAGAAGCTGCAGTTGTTGATATTCCATCAAAGGAACCAGCAATGC
The DNA window shown above is from Clostridium beijerinckii and carries:
- a CDS encoding 8-oxoguanine DNA glycosylase, coding for MDYKNIKSCDSYVLIEEVKNFKLKHIFECGQIFRFQEISEGNFIVIAFGKLIELKEENNNILIYNSTEEEVKNIWLKYFDLDRDYSKIKEELSKDNLLRESIEFGYGVRVLNQDPFEMLLSFIISARNNIPSIKKTVNKISTMWGQKIDYKGNVYYAFPSIYEIKNATLEEIQETGASFRSKYIIDTIQNVYNSTKEREDLKENEDNPFLKYNLDYIKSLNDDECHDALQEFKGVGAKVADCIMLFSMEKTSAFPVDVWVKRAMIHFYGAEESSLNKIRIFARNKFGKLAGFAQQYFFYYARENKIKIEE
- a CDS encoding iron hydrogenase, whose translation is MFQFDNQLLKLKHEVLTRVAVLAKESNISKEEIEKIPYAMITGEIATYRDTVEHERDVVLERAKLAAGCMPNGKNAQELVDIDEEKQILYVIKTACDRCSTKKFQVTDACRNCIAHKCESSCNFGAITYVDGRAYIDPDKCKECGMCNKACPYNAIAEDMRPCKKSCPTGALSYNPEDLSAEITESKCVNCGACMSACPFGAIEDKSSLVKVVNRLTEKENIYAVVAPAITGEFGPKITYGQVKNAIKALGFTDMVEAACGADAVTVHESNEFVERMEKGDSYMTNSCCPGFLSYIEKIMPDQVERISGTVSPMVATGRYIKSKDKDAKVVFIGPCTAKKNEVLIESIKDSVDYVLTFEELVALFDAFDVNPATCEDIVVDDASIFGRNFALGGGLTAAIENYVQEKGVNLDFKPVKVSGGAEIKKTMTMAKVGKLGGNFIEGMMCEGGCINGAAKIAAVMKAKAPFTKTNQQSTIKSVLSNKTIEEYHNINLER
- a CDS encoding co-chaperone GroES; translated protein: MNIKPLGERVVIKKLEAEEKTKSGIVLTGTAKERPQEAEVVAVGPGAVVDGKRIDMEVKVGDKVLYSKYAGTEVKVDGEEYTILKQEDILAIVE
- the groL gene encoding chaperonin GroEL, with product MAKMLKFGEDARRSMQIGVDKLADTVKVTLGPKGRNVVLDKKFGAPLITNDGVSIAREIELEDPYENMGAQLVKEVATKTNDVAGDGTTTATLLAQAIIREGLKNVTAGANPILIRTGIKIAVDKAVEEIQKISKPVDGKEDIARVAAISASDEEVGKLIADAMEKVGNEGVITIEESKSMGTELDVVEGMQFDRGYVSPYMATDTEKMEANLDNPYILITDKKITSIQEILPILEQIVQSGKKLLIIAEDIEGEAMATLVVNKLRGTFTCVAVKAPGFGDRRKEMLQDIAILTGGTVIAEELGRDLKEVTIDMLGTADSVKVSKENTVIVNGKGDSASIKDRINQIKIQVEETTSEFDKEKLQERLAKLAGGVAVIKVGAATETELKEKKLRIEDALAATKAAVEEGIVSGGGTAYINVINEVSKLTSDVADTQVGINIIVKALEEPVRQIATNAGVEGSVIVEKVKNSEPGIGYDALHGEYINMIKAGIVDPTKVTRSALQNAASVSSTFLTTEAAVVDIPSKEPAMPGGAGMGMDGMY